A single region of the Candidatus Rokuibacteriota bacterium genome encodes:
- a CDS encoding PCP reductase family protein: MDSDALDQRLGALESRLARLEALLQSVSEQLGRTQLNAEASKEAIESWVTDYVSLRLTQLVPETCEHVPDAATAEGPVLPGTRIRCTEEVVHRLGRIPIPFVRQMVTQKVAEAARAEGVKLVDVAFFERAATF; the protein is encoded by the coding sequence ATGGATTCCGACGCGCTTGATCAGCGGCTCGGCGCGCTCGAGTCCCGTCTCGCCCGCCTCGAGGCCCTCCTCCAGAGCGTGAGCGAACAGCTCGGGCGAACCCAGCTCAACGCCGAGGCCAGCAAGGAGGCGATCGAGAGCTGGGTGACCGACTACGTGTCGCTCCGCCTGACCCAGCTCGTCCCGGAGACCTGCGAGCACGTCCCGGACGCCGCGACGGCAGAGGGACCGGTGCTTCCGGGGACCCGGATCCGCTGCACCGAGGAGGTCGTCCACCGTCTGGGGCGCATCCCGATCCCCTTCGTCCGCCAGATGGTGACTCAGAAGGTCGCCGAGGCCGCCAGGGCGGAAGGCGTCAAGCTGGTGGACGTCGCCTTCTTCGAGCGCGCGGCGACCTTCTGA